A section of the Zavarzinella sp. genome encodes:
- a CDS encoding SDR family oxidoreductase has product MLAGKRALITGSSRGIGLGVAQAFASAGATIFCCSEQPYEACIELHPLLGKQTDRYLQVDLRTDRGAIEVVQRAEQILGGLDILVNNVGTFNEPPLLDITRHDFERIFGINVWSALACSQEFARLAITAKRPGRILFTSSLNGSRSEPAHTLYDASKGAMNALIRQLAIELAPHSITTAGIAPGLVETPLTDFGLRSDPAVRQMIEHQIPVGKIATVADIAHWYVFLASDAANYGTGIIIPVDGGLDAQQMGMRPIAESEKH; this is encoded by the coding sequence ATGCTGGCAGGGAAACGTGCATTGATCACTGGGAGCAGCCGCGGGATTGGCCTGGGAGTTGCACAGGCATTTGCGTCGGCGGGTGCCACCATCTTCTGTTGTTCTGAGCAGCCCTATGAAGCCTGTATCGAGCTGCACCCATTATTGGGAAAGCAAACTGATCGTTATTTGCAGGTTGACCTTCGCACCGACCGTGGGGCAATCGAAGTGGTACAGCGGGCAGAGCAGATCCTGGGAGGCCTGGATATTCTGGTCAATAATGTGGGGACATTCAATGAACCACCTTTGCTGGATATTACACGTCACGATTTTGAGCGGATTTTTGGCATTAATGTCTGGTCGGCATTGGCATGCAGTCAGGAATTCGCCAGACTGGCAATCACTGCGAAGCGACCTGGTCGGATTTTGTTCACTTCGTCGCTGAATGGCAGCAGATCGGAACCTGCCCACACGCTGTACGATGCCAGCAAGGGTGCAATGAATGCGTTAATCCGGCAATTGGCGATTGAACTGGCACCCCACAGCATCACGACGGCGGGGATCGCACCCGGTTTGGTAGAAACCCCACTGACCGATTTTGGCCTGCGCTCCGATCCTGCGGTGCGGCAAATGATCGAACATCAAATTCCAGTGGGCAAAATTGCCACCGTGGCTGATATCGCCCACTGGTATGTGTTTTTAGCCAGCGATGCTGCCAATTATGGTACTGGGATCATTATTCCGGTGGATGGTGGGCTGGACGCACAGCAAATGGGCATGAGACCGATTGCGGAATCAGAAAAACATTAA
- a CDS encoding metal-dependent transcriptional regulator — protein sequence MSAVSRSVQDYLKAIHRLGGDRNQVTPNEIVELLNVRASSVTGMLKKLAKASLIEYEARQGAILTAEGLRLALQVIRRHRLIELLLTKVLGLDWSEVDVEAEALEHAISPRVEQAIAAHLGEPLEDPHGHLIPTVDGQMAKRELKRIVDCHSGDSLVIREVSDSHPDRLRRWQQLGLIPGAKIKVIEYHSLDDIFTIRVSAQKKSIHLGSDGLAGLLVEKAKS from the coding sequence ATGTCTGCTGTTAGTCGATCCGTGCAAGACTACCTGAAAGCTATCCACCGTCTGGGTGGGGATCGTAATCAGGTAACACCTAACGAAATCGTCGAACTGCTGAATGTCCGTGCCTCTTCTGTCACCGGAATGTTAAAAAAGCTGGCAAAGGCATCACTGATCGAATATGAAGCCCGCCAGGGGGCAATTCTGACTGCTGAAGGCCTTCGGCTGGCATTACAAGTGATACGCAGGCACCGCCTGATTGAACTTCTGTTGACCAAAGTGCTGGGGCTGGATTGGAGCGAGGTGGATGTGGAAGCGGAGGCACTGGAACATGCCATTTCGCCCCGCGTGGAACAGGCCATCGCTGCCCACTTGGGAGAACCATTAGAAGATCCTCATGGTCATCTGATCCCCACTGTGGATGGTCAGATGGCGAAACGGGAATTGAAGAGGATTGTGGACTGCCACTCGGGTGATTCGCTGGTGATTCGGGAAGTTTCCGATTCCCACCCTGATCGGTTACGCCGGTGGCAGCAGCTTGGTCTGATACCAGGTGCAAAAATTAAAGTGATTGAATACCACTCACTCGATGATATTTTCACCATTCGCGTTTCTGCTCAAAAAAAATCAATCCATCTGGGTTCAGACGGTCTGGCGGGCCTGCTGGTAGAAAAAGCCAAAAGTTGA
- a CDS encoding sugar phosphate isomerase/epimerase family protein — protein MNLPDTNRRQFFTGSTLAVGAAALAGNSVSLGQEKPAAIITPPTGKTILLSCKLGMIPKKLDGKDLTIAQRLKLAKDAGFDGVDFDQAAEFTPEQARQAVQESGMFVHNAINHAHWNKRLTSPNAEDRAAGVKNIEHCIRVSHAAGGNGVLIVIGRGGDGAADVIDARAREEIRKLLPLAAALGQPILFENVWNQMHYDHNAPPEQSAKKFVEFVDSFNSPWVGMYYDIGNHWKYGQPGDWLREFGHRCVKLDVKGFSRKDNKFTDIGEGDLPWDQVRQGLKDIGFTGWATAEVGGGGLERLTTIRKQMEKVFGL, from the coding sequence GCTGGTAACTCGGTCAGTCTTGGTCAGGAAAAACCTGCTGCAATCATCACCCCACCCACGGGAAAAACGATTCTGCTTTCCTGTAAGTTGGGAATGATCCCCAAGAAACTTGATGGGAAAGATCTGACAATCGCACAACGATTAAAGCTTGCCAAAGATGCGGGGTTTGATGGGGTAGATTTCGATCAGGCGGCAGAATTTACACCAGAGCAGGCTCGTCAGGCGGTGCAGGAATCGGGCATGTTTGTCCACAACGCCATCAACCATGCCCACTGGAACAAGAGGTTGACCAGTCCAAACGCTGAAGATCGTGCTGCGGGCGTGAAGAATATCGAGCATTGCATCCGCGTCTCCCACGCAGCAGGTGGGAATGGCGTGCTCATTGTCATTGGACGTGGGGGAGACGGTGCCGCCGATGTGATTGACGCACGAGCACGAGAAGAGATCCGCAAACTGCTCCCACTAGCGGCTGCACTTGGCCAGCCAATTCTGTTTGAAAATGTCTGGAATCAGATGCACTACGATCACAACGCCCCGCCTGAACAATCGGCGAAAAAGTTCGTTGAATTTGTCGATAGTTTCAACAGTCCGTGGGTGGGGATGTATTACGATATCGGCAATCACTGGAAATACGGTCAACCGGGCGATTGGCTGCGTGAATTCGGCCATCGGTGCGTGAAACTCGATGTGAAAGGCTTTAGCCGTAAGGACAATAAATTTACCGATATCGGCGAAGGCGACCTGCCGTGGGATCAAGTTCGCCAGGGCTTGAAAGATATTGGCTTTACGGGTTGGGCCACCGCAGAAGTTGGTGGGGGTGGGCTGGAACGATTAACGACGATCCGCAAGCAAATGGAAAAAGTATTTGGCTTGTAA
- the pfp gene encoding diphosphate--fructose-6-phosphate 1-phosphotransferase, which translates to METVLKGKRLGIVVGGGPAPGINGVISSVTIDAILTYGMEVIGFQNGFKHLVEGSTTKNRILTVEEVAAHYLQGGSILGTARTNPAKKEADMQNVLKVLDEMNISCLVTIGGDDTAFSGSQVAKRVGPGSGSKDKMIRVCHVPKTIDNDLPLPEGTPTFGFETARHLGTLTTRALHADAKTTGRWYIIISMGRAAGHLALGIGKSSASTITIIPEEFAGQPITLESVADLIIGSIIKRKLGDKNYGVAVLAEGLIEAIGEKGLINAIGADKLKLYGKIERDDHNHLRLGELDFGRIVKDYLGARLSELGLKVDFISKDLGYELRSADPIPYDAEYTRDLGFGAMRFLSSDEATKYGAIISIIDGKLTPLPFEEMINPETSRMRTRNVNIHSDSFQCARRYMVRLEESDFADAGHVAELAKIAKLSPEDFTKRFKPTH; encoded by the coding sequence ATGGAAACAGTGTTGAAGGGAAAACGGCTGGGGATTGTTGTCGGTGGTGGCCCCGCACCGGGAATTAATGGCGTGATTAGTTCGGTTACCATCGATGCCATTCTGACCTACGGCATGGAAGTAATCGGTTTTCAAAATGGTTTTAAACATCTGGTAGAAGGCTCTACCACCAAAAATCGCATTCTGACTGTAGAAGAGGTAGCTGCGCACTACCTGCAAGGTGGGTCGATTCTGGGAACGGCACGCACCAATCCGGCGAAAAAAGAAGCCGACATGCAGAATGTTCTGAAAGTGCTTGATGAAATGAACATTTCCTGCCTGGTGACGATAGGTGGGGATGATACGGCATTTTCCGGCAGCCAGGTGGCCAAACGGGTGGGTCCTGGCTCCGGCAGTAAAGACAAAATGATCCGCGTCTGCCACGTGCCCAAAACGATCGATAACGATTTACCTCTGCCGGAAGGCACCCCCACCTTCGGCTTTGAAACCGCACGCCACCTGGGAACGCTGACCACCCGAGCCCTGCACGCGGATGCCAAGACCACCGGTCGCTGGTATATCATCATCAGCATGGGACGAGCCGCAGGCCACCTGGCACTGGGCATTGGCAAATCCAGTGCTTCCACCATCACAATTATTCCGGAAGAATTTGCCGGTCAGCCGATTACACTGGAATCGGTGGCGGACCTGATCATCGGTTCGATTATTAAACGCAAACTTGGCGACAAAAATTATGGCGTTGCCGTGTTGGCCGAAGGTTTGATTGAGGCAATTGGTGAGAAAGGCTTAATCAATGCGATTGGTGCGGATAAATTAAAACTTTATGGCAAAATCGAACGCGATGACCACAACCACTTGCGGTTGGGGGAACTCGACTTTGGCCGAATCGTGAAGGATTACCTGGGGGCACGTCTGTCGGAACTGGGCCTCAAGGTTGATTTCATCAGTAAAGACCTGGGATACGAACTTCGTTCCGCAGATCCCATTCCCTACGATGCGGAATACACCCGCGACCTGGGCTTTGGTGCCATGCGGTTTCTTTCCAGCGACGAAGCCACGAAGTATGGTGCCATCATCAGCATTATCGACGGCAAGTTAACACCACTGCCGTTCGAAGAAATGATCAATCCAGAAACATCGCGGATGCGCACACGAAATGTGAACATCCACAGCGATTCCTTCCAATGTGCCCGCCGCTACATGGTGCGTCTCGAAGAGAGCGACTTTGCCGATGCTGGCCACGTGGCAGAACTGGCAAAAATTGCCAAGCTCAGCCCGGAAGATTTCACCAAACGCTTCAAACCCACCCACTAA